A section of the Delphinus delphis chromosome 1, mDelDel1.2, whole genome shotgun sequence genome encodes:
- the LOC132419937 gene encoding uncharacterized protein, which yields MTSSPEVGKYHPPRALSPRHLARFPRLLGPASPAFPPRALNFSPLPSEGGSGGTRPQAGRQAQSAGKDCKSYFLFHFLSNGPELVLVVPGLVFWGAPGEPLLQPPPGGESPAALALLTAWRAATVRPGKSGERLQRQEVSQPGGQETSGRRVPERTFAKLSFAKEAAAAAVEKRRRQRQEDVRSASLEPVAELGRARAAAAGRPLPLAAEEGTVFGVGAAETRRRPATAGSALPAAAGKRVRPRAPRNLWAQESSGSDRDFSKPGGARERTSKSAGGVLTLRSPGASR from the exons ATGACATCGAGCCCTGAAGTGGGGAAATACCACCCGCCCCGCGCCCTCAGCCCCAGACACCTGGCCCGGTTCCCCCGCCTTCTGGGTCCCGCATCCCCTGCCTTCCCGCCCCGAGCCCTGAACTTCAGCCCGCTTCCTTCAGAGG GCGGGAGTGGAGGTACGCGGCCGCAGGCAGGCAGACAGGCACAGTCAGCTGGGAAGGACTgcaaatcttattttcttttccattttctctccaaCGGCCCGGAGCTAGTGCTTGTGGTTCCCGGGCTGGTGTTCTGGGGAGCGCCGGGAGAGCCCCTTCTCCAGCCGCCCCCAGGCGGAGAGAGCCCAGCTGCGCTAGCGCTGCTGACAGCGTGGAGAGCGGCCACTGTCCGCCCGGGGAAGTCAGGAGAACGGCTGCAGCGGCAAGAAGTTTCCCAGCCAGGAGGACAGGAGACAAGTGGCCGCCGGGTCCCGGAGCGAACTTTTGCAAAGCTTTCCTTTGCAAAGGAAGCTGCCGCGGCGGCGGTAGAGAAAAGGAGGCGGCAGAGACAGGAGGACGTGCGCTCCGCTTCGCTCGAACCCGTTGCTGAACTTGGGCGAGCGCGAGCCGCGGCTGCCGGGCGCCCCCTCCCCCTCGCAGCGGAGGAGGGGACAGTCTTCGGAGTCGGGGCGGCGGAGACCCGCCGCCGGCCGGCCACCGCGGGGTCCGCGCTACCTGCTGCCGCCGGGAAGCGAGTTCGTCCGCGGGCTCCGAGGAACCTCTGGGCCCAAGAGAGCTCCGGGAGTGACCGCGACTTTTCAAAGCCGGGCGGCGCGCGCGAGCGGACAAGTAAGAGTGCGGGCGGCGTCTTAACCCTGCGATCCCCCGGAGCGAGCCGGTGA
- the JUN gene encoding transcription factor Jun, which produces MTAKMETTFYDDALNASFLQSESGAYGYSNPKILKQSMTLNLADPVGSLKPHLRAKNSDLLTSPDVGLLKLASPELERLIIQSSNGHITTTPTPTQFLCPKNVTDEQEGFAEGFVRALAELHSQNTLPSVTSAAQPVSGAGLVAPAVASVAGGGGGGGGGGGFGASLHSEPPVYANLSNFNPGALSGGGGGGGGAPSYGAAGLAFPAQPQQQQPPPPPPPPPHHLPQQIPVQHPRLQALKEEPQTVPEMPGETPPLSPIDMESQERIKAERKRMRNRIAASKCRKRKLERIARLEEKVKTLKAQNSELASTANMLREQVAQLKQKVMNHVNSGCQLMLTQQLQTF; this is translated from the coding sequence ATGACTGCAAAGATGGAAACGACCTTCTACGACGATGCCCTCAACGCCTCGTTCCTCCAGTCCGAGAGCGGCGCCTACGGCTACAGTAACCCCAAGATCCTGAAGCAGAGCATGACCCTGAACCTGGCCGACCCCGTGGGCAGCCTGAAGCCGCACCTCCGGGCCAAGAACTCCGACCTCCTCACCTCGCCCGACGTGGGGCTGCTCAAGCTGGCGTCGCCCGAGCTGGAGCGCCTGATAATCCAGTCCAGCAACGGGCACATCACCACCACGCCGACCCCCACCCAGTTCCTGTGTCCCAAGAACGTGACGGACGAGCAGGAGGGCTTCGCCGAGGGCTTCGTGCGCGCCCTGGCCGAACTGCACAGCCAGAACACGCTGCCCAGCGTCACGTCGGCGGCGCAGCCGGTCAGCGGGGCGGGCCTGGTGGCCCCGGCCGTGGCCTCGGTggcgggcggcggcggtggcggcggcggcggcggcggcttcgGCGCCAGCCTGCACAGCGAGCCGCCGGTCTACGCCAACCTCAGCAACTTCAACCCGGGCGCGCTgagcggtggcggcggcggcggcggcggggcgccCTCCTACGGCGCGGCCGGCCTGGCCTTTCccgcgcagcctcagcagcagcagccgccgccgccgccgccgccgccgccgcaccaCCTGCCCCAGCAGATCCCCGTGCAGCACCCGCGGCTGCAGGCCCTGAAGGAGGAGCCGCAGACGGTCCCCGAGATGCCCGGGGAAACGCCACCCCTGTCCCCCATCGACATGGAGTCCCAGGAGCGGATCAAGGCGGAGAGGAAGCGCATGAGGAACCGCATCGCTGCCTCCAAGTGCCGGAAAAGGAAGCTGGAGAGGATCGCCCGGCTGGAGGAAAAAGTGAAAACCTTGAAAGCGCAGAACTCGGAGCTGGCGTCCACGGCCAACATGCTCAGGGAACAGGTGGCCCAGCTTAAGCAGAAAGTCATGAACCACGTTAACAGTGGGTGCCAACTCATGCTAACGCAGCAGTTGCAAACGTTTTGA